The Acutalibacter muris genomic sequence TATAGCCATAGCGGTGCTTATAGGGGCGCTGACCGGGGTGCTGTCCGGCCTGGGCGTCGGGGGCGGGACTCTTCTGCTCTTATGGATGACGGCAGTGATGGGAATGGACCAGGCCAGAGCCGGCGGAGTAAACCTCCTGTACTTTATTGCCTGCGCCCTGCCGGCGGTATTTGGGCATATAAAAAACGGCCTTATAGAGAAGAAGGCCGTTTTCTGGTGCGTCATATTCGGTGTGCCCGCCTGTATAACCGGTTCCCTTTTGGCTGCGGGGATGGACATGGGGCTTCTGAAAAGGCTTTTCGGCGGTTTCATACTGATAATTGGCGTGAAGGAACTGTTCTATAAAAACCGCTCTCAGCGGCCCTTATAGATGCGGTCGGATATAACGGTGTTTATAAGGGTGGAAACGCCGTCAAAAACAAAGCCCGCGCCCACAAACGCTATCAGCGTCTCCACGGCCCCAAAGGGGTTTAGGATTATCACCACCCCAAACGCCGCCAGGGCTAAGGCGGCAAGCAGGGAGGCCCACCACTTGTCAAAGCCCAGGGCCTTCATGTCCTGGGCCCTCTTTATGGCGGACACGCTATCCACCAGGATATATATACCAAGGGCCACGGGTATGATGGACACTATAAACTGCGGGGAGATAAGCAGCAAAAGCCCCAGGGCAAGAAGGACCACCCCCAGGGACAGGTCAAAGGGCTGGCCCTCCTCCGTCATGCCGTACTTCCGGCAGGCAATGATTTTTGACAGTCCGTACCATACAGTGACAACGCCGATAAGCGTACACGTCAGGCGCAGGGTCTTGCCCGGGGCGATTATCAGCACCAGGCCCAGGAGGGTGTATAAAATTGAGGTCAGTATAAGGCTGTTGCGGAAATATTTGAGCATATTCATGGTCCTTTCATGGTTTATTTCTGCTGTATCCGTTTCACGGACTGCAAGCTCTCCTCCGCCCCACACTGCTCTACATATGGCTGGAGCTCCTCATATGCCTTCTCAGGGTCAGTTTCGTCGTAGTAGAAGTATGTCCACTGGGACAGATTGCTGTGGGCATAGTTGCAGTGGATATTGCCGGTGTACACCTGTACCACCGGGTCGGTTATGGAGCCGTTCTCGCAGACGATATCCTCCCGATAGACCGGGTAGCTCTGGCCGTCCTCCACGTAAATGATGTTGACGGTAAGCTCCTCTTCGGTAAGGTCCGAGCGCTCGCTTAGGCCCGCGTCCTCGTTATAGCTGTTCTCGGCCGTCACCTTCTCAAAGTAGAACCTGGCCCTATAGGCCTTTATTATGTCCTGCTCCCGGTCCTTGAATTTCTCGGGGACAAGTATATTCTGGGTGCGGTCGTCTATGACCAGGCTTTCACTGGCTGGCGTGCCGCCGGCAGCTTTTATGCCGTGGAGGTCCAGGTAGTTCCTGTCCACGCAGACACAGTGCCCGGCGGGGTCTATCTCGGTGGGCAGGTCCCTTCGGTTCATCTCCCAAAGGGGCGTGCCCTCGCCGTCAACGTCCTGAAAGTTATAGGCGTTCATTACAAATACGCCGGCCTTCTCCTCCAACAGGGACAAGAGCTTCTGGCTCCGTGTCGCTATCTCAAGGTATGCCTTTGGGTCGTCCTCGCCGCTGTACTTCAGGACCGTGGTGTAGACGTATCGTCCCTCCGGGTCCTTGGCATTAGTGCAGCCCGCAAACAGTATCAGCAGGCAGAGGGTCAAAAATAGGGCTGCCTTTTTCATATGGATATCACTCCCGGTATTTTCTGGGATAATGATACCTTACAGTTCAAAAGAATGGCTTGCGGGTTTCTGAAAAGTTTCTTACTCTTGAGGAAGTTTCTTCATCATGACGTACTCATTGTGGAGTGTACCGTCCTTAAAGCGGTACGCGTCCGGCCGCACGCCCACTATGCGGAAACCCCTCTTTTCATAGAGGGACCGGGCCCGGGCGTTGCCCTCCACGAATTCCAGCTCCAGCTGAGTAACGCCCTCCCATTCCCCGGCGATGTGCTCCATCTCACAGAACATGGCCGTGCCTATCCCACAGCCCCAGAACTCCTTTAACAGGGCGATGGCAATGAAAGCGCGGTGGCGCACCTTCATCATGGGGTTGCGGTGAACACTACAGTTTCCGGCTATTTTGCCATCTACCTCGCAGACTAGCACGGCGGCGTTTTCGTTGGAGTTATTGTCCTCTATCCACTTGGCCTCGCCCTCGGCGGTGTATTTTGCGCACTCCTCGGGGTAGCGCATGATGAAGTCCGACTCTCCCGCCGAGCGCACAAGATAATCCAAGAGGCCGGGGATATCCTCGTTTCGGGGGTTGCGCAGAACGGCTTTCCTGCCGTCCTTTAAAGCAAAGTTCACCTCTCTTGTAAGCATTATTTGTCCTCCTCTCTTATCTGCACCCGCCTTATCTTACCGCTGATAGTCTTGGGGAGGTCGTCTCTGAACTCAACTATGCGGGGGTACTTATAGGGCGCGGTGTGCTTTTTCACATAGGTCTGTATCTCTTTTTTCAGCTCCTCTGTGCCGACCGTGCCCCGTGTCAGGACAATGGTGGCCTTTACCACCTGGCCGCGGATGGGGTCCGGGGCGGCGGTGACCGCGCACTCCAGGACGTAGGGCAGCTCCATTATCACGCTCTCTATCTCGAAGGGCCCGATGCGGTAGCCGCTGGACTTTATCACGTCGTCCGTGCGGCCCACGTACCAGAAGTAGCCGTCCTCGTCCCGCCAGGCGGTGTCGCCGGTGTGGTACATACCGTCGTGCCAGGAGGCTTTTGTCTGCTTCTCATCCTGGTAGTACCCAAGGAACAGGCCGCAGGGCACGTTCTCATCCGTGCGTATGACTATTTCGCCGGTCTCCCCCACAGGGGCGGAGGTGCCGTCTGGCAGCACCACGTCCACGTCGTATAAGGGGCTGGGCACCCCCATGGAGCCCACTCTGGGTATGGAGCCCACAGGGTTATAGATTACGCAGGTGGTCTCTGTCTGGCCGTAGCCCTCCATAAGGGCAAGGCCGGTGGCCCGTTTCCACTGCTCATAGACCTCGGGGTTCAAGGCCTCGCCGGCGGTGGTGGAGTATTCTATGCCGGAGAGGTCATACTTTGAGAGGTCCTCTTTTATAAAGAAGCGGTACATAGTTGGCGGGGCGCAGAAGGTGGTTATCTTGTATTTTGCGAACATCGGGAGGATATCGTGGGCGTCAAACTTGTCGAAGTCATAGGTGAAAATGGCCGCCTCGCACATCCACTGGCCGTAGTATTTGCCCCACATGGCCTTGCCCCAGCCGGTGTCGGAGATGGTGAAGTGCAGGCCGTCCGGGTTCACGTTGTGCCAGTATCTTGCGGTTATATAGTGTCCCAGGGCATATTTATAACTATGCACGGCTATCTTGGGGTAGCCCGTGGTGCCCGAGGTGAAGTACATCAGCATTGGGTCGCTGCCCGAGGGTGAGTCGGGCTTTCTCTCGTACACCTCCGAGAAGGCGGCCATCTCCTTGTCAAAGTCATGCCAGCCAAGCCGGTTTGCTCCCACCATGATCTTCACCTCCACCCCGGGGCAATTCTTAGCGGAGCGGTCTGCTTCGTCAGCGGTCTGGCCGTCCGAGGTGCAGAGTATGGCCTTAACCCCCGCCGCTTTAAAGCGGTAGTCAAAGTCGTGCTCCATCAAAAGGTGGGTGGCGGGGATTATCACCGCGCCCATCTTGTGGAGTGCGGTGATCACATACCAGAACTGGTAGTGGCGCTTTAAGACCACCAGCACCCGGTCGCCCCGCTTTATGCCCAGGCTCTCAAGATAGTTGGCTGTCTGATTACTGAGCCTGCTGATATCCGAGAAGGTGAACCGGCGCTCGTTCTTGTCGTGGTCCAGATGGAGCATGGCGAGGCGCTGGGGCTCCCTTCTGGCTATCTCGTCCACCACGTCGAAGGCGAAGTTGAAGTTCTCCTCGTTCTTGAACTTTATGCCGCTTAATATGCCGTTTTCGTCCAGGCTGGTCTCAATAAAGGGGTCAATGACGCCCTCCCTGGGCTGGCGGGCCAGCTTGCGGTCTATAAGGGTCTGGAAGCGGTCGGTTTCCGGGGCCTGGTCCTCGGTGCCCTTCATGACCATGGCGTACAACTGACAGTCCTCCCCGCCGGTGGCTATCATGCCGTGGGGGGTGCCGGAGTTATAGTAGATAGAGTCCCCCTCGTTCAACACCTCGATATGGCTGCCTATCTGGGCCTTCATGGAGCCCTTGACAACTATATCGAACTCCTGACCCGCGTGGCTTGCCAGCTTTATGGCCACGTGCTGCTCAGCCTCAGAGTAGGGCATGGTGACAAAAAAGGGCTCGGCGGTCTTGTTCTTGAAGAGCGGGGCCAGGTTCAGGTACTTGAAGCCGTGGCGGCGGGTTATGGGCAGGCCGTCCCCATGGCGCACGATGGTATAGCTGGAGAGGGTGGGGCTCACCCCGCGTATCAGGTCGGTGGGGTCCACGCCGAAGCGTTTTGCGCACTTGTAGATGAAGGTAAAGCTGAAGTCCTGCTCCCCCTCCTCACAGTGGGCGTACTCCTCCGTGCTCACACCTGTGCAGCGGGCCATCTCCTCCTCAGAAAGGCCGGTTATCTCCCGCATGGTGCGGATACGCTGGGCCACCTCTCCCAGCTGGGCCTTCAGATCTGTTTTTTCCATTTGGCATCCCCCTAGTTAAGTATTATAGTAATTTGCCATATATCTAGTTTGCACATTCCTGCCGATAAAAAAACCGTCCCATAGGAATATACCTATGAGACGGATATGCTCCGCGGTACCACTCATATTGCGAAACTTGCCGCCAGGCAAGGCCTTCTTGCCGTCAGGTAAGTATTTCGCCGCTCTCAAAATGTCAGGCTCCAGCAAGCCCCTGCTCTAACGCGGCGTACACGGAAGACGTCTACTACCAGAGAATTGGCAAAGCCAACTCCACGGGTTCGGGTCTTCAGCTCAGAAGGGATAAGCCCATTGGGGACGTCACGCCGGCTCGCAGCAGCCGCCAGCTCTCTGAAGAGACGGACCCCAGGCTGTCTTCGTCATAGCCTTTAGGGATATGCAGTTAAAATATATTTTGATAATTATAGCCTGGTTTGAAAGAAATGTCAATACTCTCCGGGAAAATTTTTCCCTCTGTATTTGCGCTCCTGCCGCCGTGACTTCGCAAGAGCTTTGCTGGGCTGGCCCTGCTTCCTCCGCACGGCGCCCAGGCGGCGGCTCCTCTCTGACTCGCCGTTCAAAAGCTTATAGCTCTCCCACCGCTCAGGGTCCAGCTCCCCGTTCTCAATAGCGGCCTTTATGGCGCAGCCGGGCTCGCGCTCATGCTTACAATCTGAAAAGCGGCAGCGCCCCAGGAATCTCTCCACGTCCGGGAAAGCCGTGCTGAGCCCCTCTCCCGCGTCCCACATACCCAGCTCCCTCATGCCGGGGGTGTCTATCACCAGCACGCCGCTCTTTAAAAGGAGCAGCTGTCTGTGGGTGGTGGTGTGCCGTCCGGCGGAGTCGTATTCCCGCACGCCGCTGACGGACATTATCTCCTCGCCCGCCAGGGCGTTGATAAGGCTGGACTTGCCCACGCCGGAGCTGCCAAGAAAGGCGGCGGTGGTCCCGGGGCGGAGATAGGGCGCAAGCTGCTCCATGCCCTCCCCGGTCTTAGAGCTCAGGGCAAACACCGGGGCCTCCCCGGCAACGGCCTTGGCCTCCCTGAGCATTTCGCCGTGGTCCCCGGGCAGGTCGGCCTTGGTAAGGACTACCACGGGCCTTGCGCCGCTGTTCCAGCCAAGGGTCAGGTATCGCTCCAGCCGCTTCAAGCTGAAATTCTCGTTCAGGCTCTGCACGGCGAACACCACGTCCATATTGGCTGCCACGGCCTGCTCGGTGCCGTGCCAGCCGTCCAGCCGGGAGAAAAAGCTTTTTCTGGGAAGCGTGCGCACTATCTGCCAGTCGCCGGGGGCCGGCAGGGCCAGCACATAGTCGCCGGTGGTGGGAAACTCCTCGCCGCTCTCATAAATATACTCCTTGGTCTTGAGGGTGGCGTACTGCTGGCCCTCGGGCGTGATAAGCTGCCAGCGGCCCTTAAATACCGCCGTGACCCTGGCGGGCAGGGCGGGGCCCTCCGGGGGGATAAGCTCCTCCGGGAAGCCGTAGGTTTTTATATCTGTCATTTAATGCCTCCTGATAGAATTCGTTTTTCTTTGTGCCATGGTCAAAATTTTGCATAAAACCTCTCTCCTTTCAAAAGTAAAGGACCGGCCCCAAAAACAGGGCCGGTCCTACCGTTTTTTCTGCTGCTCAGACAAAAGCACAGCAAGCGGCGGATCCTCTGCTTTCCGGGGAAGTATATGGTAACATCGCCGCTCACCGCCTTTCTTTAGAAGTCTGTAGGGTCATATTAGCACATATAAAGCCGTATGTCAAGTCAAAATTACATACACACCTCGTCCCGGCGCACGGAGCCCAGGTATACCGGCCCCGCCGAGTTTAAAACCTCCCGCACGCGCCCGCGAAGCTGGAGGGGCACAAGGGGCAGGGTTTCCGCCTCCTCCGGCGTGCTCCAGACGCTGCCGGTCTGCTGGAAGTCCGTCTCGGTTTTTTCGCGCACCCTGTCGGAGACCGCGCGGACCAGGAATATATGCAAAGTGCGGTGGCAGTATTCCGGGTATCTCCGGCGCATATCCGGGTCTGTGAATATCTCTTCGCAGAGGGCCGCGAAGCGCACCGGCTCCACCGCAAGGCCGGTCTCCTCAAGGACCTCCCGGACGACGGCCTCCTCCATGGTCTCATACACGTGCTGCCCGCCGCCGGGCAGGTCGAAGTATTCCTCCCCGGAGCTGGTCACGCAGCGGTTCAAGAGGACCCTGCCGTCTGTGGAGAGCAGCAGGGCCTTTGCGGAGTTTCTTATCATCTCCATGGACTACGCCCTCTCGGCTATGCTGAATATCAGGCTCCGCGTGTCCGCCCAGCCGAGACAGGGGTCCGTGATGGACTTCCCATAAGTGCGCTCCCCTTCTATAGGCTGGCAGCCCTCCTCCAGATAGCTCTCTATCATAACGCCCTTTACCAGCTTATGGAGCTCCCGGCTGTGGCTGCGGCTGTGGAGTACCTCGCTGGTTATGCGTATCTGCTCCTTATATTTCTTGTCGGAGTTGGAGTGGTTCACGTCCACTATCACCGCCGGGTTCAGCAGATCCCTCTCGCCGTACAGTTCCAAAAGGCGCATAAGGTCCTCATAGTGGTAGTTGGGCACACAGGTGCCGTACTTGTCCACCCCGCCCCGCAGGATGGCGTGGGCCAGTGGGTTGCCGCCGGTGGTGGCGTCCCAGCCCCTGTAGAGGAAGTTATGGGAGCTCTGGGCGGCCTGGATGGAGTTGAGCATAACGGACAGATCTCCGCTGGTGGGGTTTTTCATGCCCACGGGGATATCCATGCCGCTGGCGGTGAGCCTGTGCTGCTGGTTCTCCACCGAGCGGGCCCCCACGGCCTCATAGCTCAGAACGTCGTCAAGATAGCTGCGGTTCTCCGGGTACAGCATCTCATCCGCAGCGGTGAGCCCGGTCCCCTCTATGACCCGGATGTGCATACGCCTTATAGCGATTATGCCCTCCAAAAGGTCCGGGGCCTTGTCCGGGGAGGGCTGGTGGAGCATACCCTTATACCCCTGGCCGGTGGTGCGGGGCTTGTTGGTGTAGACTCTTGGTATCAGCAGGAGCCGGTCCTTCACGGCCTCGTTTATCTCCGCAAGCCTGTGGACGTACTCCAGAAGGGCCTCCTGGTTGTCGGCGGAACAGGGGCCGATTATAACTATGAACTTGTCGGACTTCCCCTCAAAAACCTCCCTTATCTCCCGGTCCCTCTGGGCCTTGCGCTCCAGGACGGCGGGGGACAGGGGATGCTGGGCCTTCAAATCGGCGGGCATGGGAAGCTGGCGGTTTAACTGCATGGACATTGGCATCACGCTTTCTTATAGTTTATGAGCCTTACGCAAAGTATTCTACCCCGGACTTGAACAACTTCTGATCCTTATGCCCGGGTACGTTTTTAAAGAGCCCCTTTGTCCAGCGCTCGTTATGGCCCATCTTCCCGAGTATGCGTCCGTCGGGGCTGGTAATACCCTCTATGCCGCAAACGGAGCCGTTGGGGTTCCAGAGGATATCCCCGCTTACGGCGCCCTGGGGGTCCGCGTACTGGGTGGCAATCTGACCGCCCTCTATGAGGGCCTTCAAGGCCTCGTCATTGGCAACGAACCTGCCCTCTCCGTGGGAGATGGCTATGGTGTGCATATCCCCGGCGTTCGTTCCCCTAAGCCACGGGGACTTGACGCTGGTTACCCGGGTATACACGAGCCTGGAGGCGTGCCGCCCCAGAGAGTTGAAGGTCAGGGTGGGGGCGTCCTCGCTGGGCTCGGTTATCCTTCCATAGGGCAGAAGCCCCAGCTTTATAAGAGCCTGGAAACCGTTGCAGATACCAAGCATCAGTCCGTCCCTGTTATCTAAAAGGTCCATGACCGCCTCGGCTATGCGGGGGTTGCGGAAGGTGGTGGCGATGAACTTGCCGGACCCCTCCGGCTCGTCGCCGCCGGAGAAGCCGCCGGGTATCATGATGATCTGGCTCTCCCTTATGCTCCTCTCCATCTCCCTTATGGTCTCCTCAATACCGGCGCGGGTCAGGTTGCGCACCACCAGCACATTGGCCCTGGCCCCGGCCCGCTCAAAGGCTCGGGCGGAGTCCACCTCGCTGTTGGTGCCGGGGAAGGCCGGGAGGAACACCCTGGGCCTTGCGGCCTTTATCACCGGCGATGAGCTGTTCCTCTGAGTATAAAGAGGCGTGTCGGCGGGCATGGGGGCCGGGGCGGCGAAGCTGGGGAATACCCCCTCGAGGGTGCCGGACCAGGCCTTTATAAGCTCCTCCACGGGAACTTTCTCTCCGTCTATGTGCACATTCTCCCCGCCGGTAGTGTGCCCCAGCAGTATGCCGCCCTGGAGCTCCGCCTCGGGGGAGAGGGCCGCGACTATCGCGCCTTGCATGGGGGCATAGAGCGTCTCGGCGGAGAGCCCGGGCTGGAACTTAAAGCCCAGCTTATTGCCCAGACACATACGCATGGCCGCGGCGGCCGCGCCGCCCTCCCGCACCACGGCGGCGGCGGTTATCTCCCCGCAGTCCATGGCGGCCAGTATTTTACTGTACAGCTCCTTCAGCCTTGGCCAGTCCGGCATACCGCTTTCCTCCTGGGGCACAGGTATCAGCACCAGCTTGGTCCCCGGATGCTTCACGCAGGCGGAGAGGGTGCGGCTGGCCTTTGTCATGGAGAGAGCGAAGCTCACAAGGGTGGGGGGCACATCTAAATCCTCAAAGGAGCCGGACATACTGTCCTTGCCGCCAATAGCCGGCAGTCCCATCCCTATTTGGGCCGAGAGCGCGCCCAACAGCGCCGCGGCGGGCTGGCCCCAGCGGGAGGGCACGGCGTGCAGCCGGGGGAAATACTCCTGGAAGGTGAGCCGGGCCTTTAATGGATCCGCGCCCACGGCCAAAAGCTTTGAAAGGCTCTCCACCACCGCGTAGGCCGCGCCCATAAAGGGCGACCAGCGGGAGACCTTCGGCACATAGCCGTAGCTCATGGCGGTGGCGTCATCGGTCTCGCCGGAGAGCAGGGGCACCTTCGCCACCATGGCCTCCTCCGGGGTAAGCTGGTATAGCCCGCCGAAGGGCATAAGCACCGTGCCCGCGCCTATGACGGAGTCAAAGCGCTCCACAAGCCCCTTCTGGCAGCAGACCTCTAAGCGGGCCATATTGGCAAGCAGCGCCTGGGCCCCGGACTTGCCCTTCAGGGCCTCCGGCACCTCCTTCATAGCGCAGGGGCCCTGGGGGGCGGTTATCCTTGCGTCGGCGTTCTGGGTCACACCGTTGGTATCAAGAAACGCCCTTGAGAGGTCAACAATCTGGTCTCCACGCCACTGCATTTTAAGCCTTTGGCTCTCGGTCACCACGGCCACACTCTGGGCGTCCAGGTTCTCTCTTGCGGCCAGGACTTTGAATTTTTCCACGTCCTCCGGGGCCAGCACCACGGCCATGCGCTCCTGGGACTCGGAGATGGCAAGCTCGGTACCGTCTAACCCCTCGTACTTCTTGGGCACGCTGTCCAGGTCTATCATAAGCCCCGGGGCCAGCTCCCCGATGGCCACGCATACGCCCCCCGCGCCGAAGTCGTTGCAGCGCTTTATGAGCTTTGCGGCGGCCGCGTTCCTAAAGAGCCGCTGTATCTTACGCTCGGTGGGCGGGTTGCCCTTTTGCACCTGGGCCCCGCAGACCTCCACGGACTTTTCAGTATGCGCCATACTTGAGCCGGTGGCTCCGCCGATGCCGTCCCGGCCTGTTGCCCCGCCAAGGAGCACTATGATATCCCCGGGGGCGGGCTCCTCCCGGCGCACGTTCTCCTTGGGGGAGGCGCCAACTACGGCCCCTATTTCCAGGCGCTTCGCCACATAGCCGGGGTCGTAGAGCTCGGTGACCTGTCCGGTGGCAAGGCCCACCTGGTTGCCATAGCTGGAGTAGCCCGCCGCCGCGCCGGTGGTTATCTTCCGGCTGGGCAGCTTGCCGTGGAGGGTTTCGGAAAGGGGCACGGTGGGGTCCCCAGAGCCGGTGACCCGCATGGCCTGGTACACATATGCCCGGCCGGACAGCGGGTCCCTGATGGCCCCGCCCAGGCAGGTGGCCGCCCCGCCGAAGGGCTCTATCTCCGTGGGATGGTTATGCGTCTCGTTCTTGAACTGTATCAGCCAGGTCTGGGTCTCGCCGTCTATAGTGACCGGAGCCTCGATGGAGCAGGCGTTTATCTCGTCGCTCACGTCCAGGTCGGGCACAAGTCCCTTCTTTCTAAGGTACTTGCCGCCTATGGTGGCCATGTCCATGAGGGATATCGGGCGGTCGGTCTCCCCATACATCTCGTCCCTCAGGGCAAGGTAATCCTTCAGGGCCTGCTCCACGGCAGCTTTAAGGGGTCCGTCCTCTATCTCTATATGGTTGAGCCTTGTCAGGAAGGTGGTGTGGCGGCAGTGGTCGCTCCAGTAGGTATCTATCACCCGAAGCTCCGTGACAGAGGGATCCCGGCGCTCTTCATCTCTAAAATACTCCTGGCAGAATATCAGATCGTCAAGGGTCATGGCAAAGCCCATGGACTGGAAATATTCGGCCATCTTCTCCCTGTCCCAGGAAATAAAGCCGGTGACCCGCTGTACGTCCGCAGGAGCGGGGGCGGTCAGTTCGAGAGTTTCGGGCTTGTCCATGGAGGCCTCCCTGGATTCCACCGGGTTTATAAGGTAGGCCTTTACTCTCCGAAAGTCCTCGTCAGACACGTCCCCCAGAAGGCCTATGACCTTCGCCGTGACAACAAGGGGCCGCTCACCCTGAGTCAGAAGCTGCACGCACTGGGCGGCGGAGTCGGCCCGCTGGTCGTACTGGCCGGGCAGGTATTCCATTGCAAAGGCCCGGCAGTCCAATTCATAGTCCTCGGGATAGACATTATCAAGATTGGGCTCCGAGAGAATAGTTTTGGCCGCCATCCTGAAATCCTCGGGGGTAAGTCCCGATACGTCATAACGGTTGAGGAGGCGCACGCCTTTAAGTCCCGTAACGCCCAGCACGTCCCGCAGGTCCGCAAGCATATGGCCGGCCTCGATATCAAAGCCGGGCTTCTTCTCTACAAATACTCTGGTGACCAAGTTAAACCCTCCAAGCAATATACTTTGATTTGTGGGGATATTATAGCACAACGTGCCGTAAAAGTAAAGAAAAAGCCCCGCAAGGGTCCCGATCTGCCGGTCAGTTTATTATAAAGCAGCGCCCGCCGAAAAGCGATCACTTTCAGCGGGCGTCAACTTCCTTACGGTGTGTCTCCCAAACGCTGGGGTCCAAATTCTATACAGCAGCCTTCCCGGCCAGTATGTCCCTATAGTCGGCAAGATTGGCCTTCAAAAGGTTCGGCGTGTCCAGGCCGTAGGGGCATTTACTCTTGCAGTGGCCGCAGTCAAGGCAGTTTTCGATGTTCAGCATCATCTTCTGGGACTCCTCGGTAAGCCATCCCGCAGAGGGGCTGCGGCGTATCAGCTGGCTCATGCGGGCGCACTGGGGGATGTTTATCCCGGCCGGGCAGGGCAGGCAGTACCCACAGGAGCGGCAGAAGTTGCCCACCAGCTCCCTGCGGTCCTTCTCGATGACGGCCTTTATCTTTGGGTCGTCCATGCTGGGGGGATTGTCGATGTAGCTCAAAAACTCGTCCAACTCGCTCTCCCTCTGCACGCCCCAGATGGGCAGGGCATTGTCGAATTGGTCCTGCCAGGCGTAGGCCGCGGCGGAGTTGGTAATAAGCCCGCCGGAGAGGCCCTTCATGCTGATAAAGCCCATATTCTGCTCCTTACAGCGGTTCACAAGGGCCACGTCCCTATCGCTGGCAAGATAGCAGAAGGGGAACTGCAAGGTGTCGTACAACCCGGACTCA encodes the following:
- a CDS encoding sulfite exporter TauE/SafE family protein is translated as MSIAIAVLIGALTGVLSGLGVGGGTLLLLWMTAVMGMDQARAGGVNLLYFIACALPAVFGHIKNGLIEKKAVFWCVIFGVPACITGSLLAAGMDMGLLKRLFGGFILIIGVKELFYKNRSQRPL
- a CDS encoding DUF308 domain-containing protein, with amino-acid sequence MNMLKYFRNSLILTSILYTLLGLVLIIAPGKTLRLTCTLIGVVTVWYGLSKIIACRKYGMTEEGQPFDLSLGVVLLALGLLLLISPQFIVSIIPVALGIYILVDSVSAIKRAQDMKALGFDKWWASLLAALALAAFGVVIILNPFGAVETLIAFVGAGFVFDGVSTLINTVISDRIYKGR
- a CDS encoding GNAT family N-acetyltransferase, with amino-acid sequence MLTREVNFALKDGRKAVLRNPRNEDIPGLLDYLVRSAGESDFIMRYPEECAKYTAEGEAKWIEDNNSNENAAVLVCEVDGKIAGNCSVHRNPMMKVRHRAFIAIALLKEFWGCGIGTAMFCEMEHIAGEWEGVTQLELEFVEGNARARSLYEKRGFRIVGVRPDAYRFKDGTLHNEYVMMKKLPQE
- a CDS encoding AMP-binding protein, whose product is MEKTDLKAQLGEVAQRIRTMREITGLSEEEMARCTGVSTEEYAHCEEGEQDFSFTFIYKCAKRFGVDPTDLIRGVSPTLSSYTIVRHGDGLPITRRHGFKYLNLAPLFKNKTAEPFFVTMPYSEAEQHVAIKLASHAGQEFDIVVKGSMKAQIGSHIEVLNEGDSIYYNSGTPHGMIATGGEDCQLYAMVMKGTEDQAPETDRFQTLIDRKLARQPREGVIDPFIETSLDENGILSGIKFKNEENFNFAFDVVDEIARREPQRLAMLHLDHDKNERRFTFSDISRLSNQTANYLESLGIKRGDRVLVVLKRHYQFWYVITALHKMGAVIIPATHLLMEHDFDYRFKAAGVKAILCTSDGQTADEADRSAKNCPGVEVKIMVGANRLGWHDFDKEMAAFSEVYERKPDSPSGSDPMLMYFTSGTTGYPKIAVHSYKYALGHYITARYWHNVNPDGLHFTISDTGWGKAMWGKYYGQWMCEAAIFTYDFDKFDAHDILPMFAKYKITTFCAPPTMYRFFIKEDLSKYDLSGIEYSTTAGEALNPEVYEQWKRATGLALMEGYGQTETTCVIYNPVGSIPRVGSMGVPSPLYDVDVVLPDGTSAPVGETGEIVIRTDENVPCGLFLGYYQDEKQTKASWHDGMYHTGDTAWRDEDGYFWYVGRTDDVIKSSGYRIGPFEIESVIMELPYVLECAVTAAPDPIRGQVVKATIVLTRGTVGTEELKKEIQTYVKKHTAPYKYPRIVEFRDDLPKTISGKIRRVQIREEDK
- the rsgA gene encoding ribosome small subunit-dependent GTPase A; translation: MTDIKTYGFPEELIPPEGPALPARVTAVFKGRWQLITPEGQQYATLKTKEYIYESGEEFPTTGDYVLALPAPGDWQIVRTLPRKSFFSRLDGWHGTEQAVAANMDVVFAVQSLNENFSLKRLERYLTLGWNSGARPVVVLTKADLPGDHGEMLREAKAVAGEAPVFALSSKTGEGMEQLAPYLRPGTTAAFLGSSGVGKSSLINALAGEEIMSVSGVREYDSAGRHTTTHRQLLLLKSGVLVIDTPGMRELGMWDAGEGLSTAFPDVERFLGRCRFSDCKHEREPGCAIKAAIENGELDPERWESYKLLNGESERSRRLGAVRRKQGQPSKALAKSRRQERKYRGKNFPGEY
- a CDS encoding NUDIX domain-containing protein, producing the protein MEMIRNSAKALLLSTDGRVLLNRCVTSSGEEYFDLPGGGQHVYETMEEAVVREVLEETGLAVEPVRFAALCEEIFTDPDMRRRYPEYCHRTLHIFLVRAVSDRVREKTETDFQQTGSVWSTPEEAETLPLVPLQLRGRVREVLNSAGPVYLGSVRRDEVCM
- a CDS encoding 3-deoxy-7-phosphoheptulonate synthase — its product is MSMQLNRQLPMPADLKAQHPLSPAVLERKAQRDREIREVFEGKSDKFIVIIGPCSADNQEALLEYVHRLAEINEAVKDRLLLIPRVYTNKPRTTGQGYKGMLHQPSPDKAPDLLEGIIAIRRMHIRVIEGTGLTAADEMLYPENRSYLDDVLSYEAVGARSVENQQHRLTASGMDIPVGMKNPTSGDLSVMLNSIQAAQSSHNFLYRGWDATTGGNPLAHAILRGGVDKYGTCVPNYHYEDLMRLLELYGERDLLNPAVIVDVNHSNSDKKYKEQIRITSEVLHSRSHSRELHKLVKGVMIESYLEEGCQPIEGERTYGKSITDPCLGWADTRSLIFSIAERA